In one Corallococcus silvisoli genomic region, the following are encoded:
- the dps gene encoding DNA starvation/stationary phase protection protein Dps — protein sequence MALYKSPSPLSEQARTAIAATLNERLSDGLDLHSQIKVAHWNIKGPQFAALHPLFETFAVSLANHNDSIAERAVTLGGRAYGTSRHVGTHSRLPEYPQETSRDLEHVKLLAERIEVYLAHLRDSRKQVEGHQDTDTVDLFTGIITEFEKHAWFLRASLEG from the coding sequence ATGGCCCTCTACAAGAGCCCCAGTCCCCTGTCCGAGCAGGCCCGCACCGCCATCGCCGCCACCCTCAATGAGCGGCTGTCGGACGGGTTGGACCTGCACTCGCAGATCAAGGTCGCCCACTGGAACATCAAGGGCCCGCAGTTCGCCGCGCTGCACCCGCTGTTCGAGACCTTCGCGGTGAGCCTCGCGAACCACAACGACTCCATCGCGGAGCGCGCGGTGACGCTGGGCGGCCGGGCGTACGGCACCAGCCGCCACGTGGGCACGCACAGCCGCCTGCCGGAGTATCCGCAGGAGACCTCGCGCGACCTGGAGCACGTGAAGCTCCTGGCCGAGCGCATCGAGGTGTACCTGGCCCACCTGCGCGACAGCCGCAAGCAGGTGGAGGGGCACCAGGACACGGACACGGTGGACCTCTTCACCGGCATCATCACGGAATTCGAGAAGCACGCCTGGTTCCTGCGGGCCTCACTGGAAGGCTAA
- a CDS encoding carboxymuconolactone decarboxylase family protein, translated as MASLEVVRSELADAHKDTRLNLSAVLESTSLTPEQRWGTAVACAFAARNERLKEAMLNEAKQALGDKAGPVIEDARAAASLMAMNNVYYRFRHMVGKESYSTKRAGLRMNRLAQVLTNKVDFELVCLAVSAINGCELCIQSHEKVVIDGGLSEDQVHDAVRIAGVIHAAAVGLES; from the coding sequence GAGCTCGCGGACGCCCACAAGGACACCCGCCTCAACCTCTCCGCGGTCCTGGAGAGCACGAGCCTCACCCCCGAGCAGCGCTGGGGGACGGCCGTGGCATGCGCCTTCGCCGCCCGGAACGAGCGGCTGAAGGAGGCCATGCTGAACGAGGCGAAGCAGGCCCTGGGTGACAAGGCCGGGCCGGTCATCGAGGACGCCCGCGCGGCGGCCTCGCTGATGGCGATGAACAACGTCTACTACCGGTTCCGTCACATGGTCGGGAAGGAGTCGTACTCGACCAAGCGGGCCGGTCTGCGGATGAACCGGCTGGCGCAGGTGCTGACCAACAAGGTGGACTTCGAGCTGGTCTGCCTCGCGGTCAGCGCCATCAACGGCTGCGAGCTGTGCATCCAGTCCCACGAGAAGGTCGTCATCGACGGCGGCCTCTCCGAGGACCAGGTGCACGACGCGGTCCGCATCGCGGGCGTCATCCACGCGGCGGCGGTCGGGCTGGAATCCTAG